A single region of the Aeromonas hydrophila subsp. hydrophila ATCC 7966 genome encodes:
- a CDS encoding DEAD/DEAH box helicase: MSASTLSSDCYALLGELQLQRTASTRYLQEQLPLGQALLDKLSQLQLLGLVRLRGEQQWSLTAEGTLALILAVRRGDCPMPNWARVPSVTGQEMVQALVRELCLGEAGQVPAYYLAADLLSLLDLPDAHRLLAGSSPQWQRLLLQHFALQTLLDAEPHEQWPLAQAAGECAAELAKLSDGFAAEWQWLCGELSGKANTHWPALQQLAEQGGEQPLAECLLAALGAWQAQEGQEDRQGKWPLTFSALLWLGWLQQADPVLASEQRKKWQRSLANQFPLLADLLGQWAGDRHGQAVGLFDTLQLPPEELHWGYLWLDLCALARHGEQSPQVAILHKWDLSHVLDATPRHRLMAFCQDLLRLLLGQGAQQPPLQQLRAASGEQEADEQDGEDKTPASASWLNWLQGLGRASGVRKPQERLVWLLHAEGPELECKIQKQSTKGEWTAGRRVDPTLLSTQYANLLDEEDWALVRTLPRTLGRLPREVWAPLANHSRLFNARGQKLQLAITAPLLQIVATEQGMSAVLSPAAAARGAHILPLAQDLWQLILTPQPLLDRLPALEAIPLLPAEGLAELQHTLDAIAGLPWHSQVAGLHGNAELAPWPGVASVQLDWQDGQLAVRLVTRFDDLPPQPLGKGEAIVRQGIKDYHYWQRDLAAEKGEAQRLRNQLPIELPGSEWRLEGEQALALVNALPELVDAGVVIHWHQDSARLKSLDEAALSLRIERRQDWFQVEGALSLDEHQILDLRLILRQLTPGQRTVQLDEKTSLMLSDKLVERLTMLGAMLDEEQRINHKLAYPLTRLLSVITTEGDAAWHSLQQEWQQEVECPAALMGPLRDYQKEGVRWLATLAHHGFGACLADDMGLGKTLQALIVLRMRQHLGPALVVVPKSVVTNWQEEVARFAPELEVVVFDNPSEREGMIREAKAGQIILLNYGMLGSLAEALKARRWSSMVLDEAQQIKNAGTQRAKLLFQLDGDFRLALSGTPIENHLGELWSLFTFINPGLLGSLGEFKRRFGKAVKDPQHMALLRAVISPFILRRLKQQVLTELPDKTEIIHHISLSPEERQLYEATRREVVQQVQSADGRALMHVLSGLTRLRRLCCSPQLVMPEWSQASSKLDEAMALLEEAIGNGHRVLVFSQFVDLLSLLRARIEQQQWDYCYLDGGCSAKSRQESILRFRHEAVPLFLISLKAGGTGLNLTQADTVLHLDPWWNPAVEDQASDRAHRMGQTQPVTVYRLVCEQTVEEKIVALHDEKRALADGLLSGQSEVRGLDVESLRALLMS, translated from the coding sequence ATGTCTGCGTCCACTCTCTCTTCAGATTGTTATGCCCTGCTCGGTGAGCTGCAGTTGCAGCGCACCGCCAGTACCCGCTATTTGCAAGAACAGCTGCCGCTTGGGCAGGCCCTGCTCGACAAGTTGAGTCAGTTGCAACTGCTGGGGCTGGTGCGGCTGCGTGGGGAACAACAGTGGAGTCTGACGGCAGAAGGGACCCTGGCGTTGATCCTGGCGGTGCGTCGCGGCGATTGTCCCATGCCTAACTGGGCGCGGGTGCCGTCGGTGACCGGCCAGGAGATGGTGCAGGCGCTGGTGCGTGAGCTCTGTCTGGGGGAGGCCGGGCAAGTGCCCGCTTACTATCTGGCGGCCGATCTGCTGAGCCTGCTCGATCTGCCCGATGCCCATCGGTTGCTGGCAGGCTCGAGTCCCCAGTGGCAACGGCTGCTGCTGCAGCACTTCGCCCTGCAGACCTTGCTGGATGCCGAGCCCCATGAGCAGTGGCCGCTGGCCCAGGCGGCCGGCGAGTGTGCCGCCGAGCTGGCCAAGCTCAGCGACGGCTTTGCTGCCGAGTGGCAGTGGCTCTGTGGCGAGCTGAGCGGGAAAGCAAACACTCACTGGCCCGCCCTGCAACAACTGGCGGAGCAGGGGGGAGAGCAGCCCCTGGCCGAGTGCCTGCTGGCAGCCCTTGGGGCTTGGCAGGCGCAGGAGGGGCAAGAGGATCGGCAGGGTAAGTGGCCACTGACCTTCAGTGCCTTGCTCTGGCTAGGCTGGTTGCAGCAGGCCGATCCCGTGCTCGCCAGCGAGCAGCGCAAGAAGTGGCAGCGCAGCCTGGCCAACCAGTTTCCGCTGCTGGCAGATCTGCTGGGGCAGTGGGCGGGTGATCGCCACGGTCAGGCGGTCGGGCTGTTCGATACCCTGCAATTGCCGCCGGAAGAGCTGCACTGGGGCTACCTCTGGCTCGATCTCTGCGCCCTTGCCCGGCACGGGGAGCAGAGCCCCCAGGTGGCCATCCTGCACAAATGGGATCTCTCCCACGTACTGGATGCCACGCCCCGCCACCGATTGATGGCCTTCTGTCAGGATCTGCTGCGGCTGTTGCTGGGGCAGGGGGCGCAGCAGCCGCCGCTGCAGCAACTGCGCGCCGCCAGCGGCGAACAGGAGGCCGACGAGCAGGACGGGGAGGACAAGACGCCGGCCTCCGCCAGCTGGCTCAACTGGCTGCAGGGGCTGGGGCGCGCCAGCGGCGTGCGCAAGCCGCAGGAGCGGCTGGTCTGGCTGCTGCATGCGGAAGGGCCCGAGCTCGAGTGCAAGATCCAGAAACAGAGCACCAAGGGGGAGTGGACTGCCGGTCGCCGGGTCGATCCCACCCTGCTCTCCACCCAGTACGCCAATCTGCTCGACGAGGAGGACTGGGCGCTGGTCCGCACGCTGCCGCGCACGCTGGGGCGATTGCCGCGCGAGGTGTGGGCCCCGCTTGCCAACCATTCCCGCCTGTTCAATGCCAGAGGGCAGAAGCTGCAGCTGGCCATCACGGCGCCCTTGCTGCAGATAGTGGCCACCGAGCAGGGCATGAGTGCCGTGCTGAGCCCGGCTGCCGCGGCGCGAGGGGCTCATATACTGCCGCTGGCGCAGGACCTGTGGCAGCTCATCCTCACCCCGCAGCCGCTGCTCGACCGGCTGCCTGCGCTAGAGGCCATTCCGCTGCTGCCGGCCGAGGGGCTGGCGGAGCTGCAGCATACCCTGGACGCCATTGCGGGGCTGCCCTGGCACAGTCAGGTGGCGGGCCTGCACGGCAATGCCGAGCTGGCTCCCTGGCCCGGCGTGGCCTCGGTTCAGCTTGACTGGCAGGATGGCCAGCTGGCGGTCCGGCTGGTGACCCGGTTCGACGACTTGCCGCCGCAGCCCCTTGGCAAGGGCGAGGCCATCGTGCGTCAGGGGATCAAGGATTATCACTACTGGCAGCGGGACTTGGCGGCCGAGAAAGGCGAGGCCCAGCGGCTGCGCAACCAGTTGCCCATCGAGTTGCCCGGCAGCGAGTGGCGACTTGAAGGAGAGCAGGCACTGGCGCTGGTCAACGCCCTGCCGGAGCTGGTGGATGCCGGCGTGGTCATTCACTGGCATCAGGACAGCGCACGTCTGAAGAGCCTCGATGAAGCCGCCCTGAGCCTGCGGATCGAGCGGCGCCAGGATTGGTTCCAGGTGGAAGGGGCGCTCTCGCTTGATGAGCACCAGATCCTCGACTTGCGCCTCATCCTGCGCCAGCTGACCCCGGGCCAACGCACCGTTCAGCTGGACGAGAAGACCAGCCTGATGTTGAGCGACAAGCTGGTGGAGCGGCTCACCATGCTGGGCGCCATGCTCGACGAAGAGCAGCGCATCAATCACAAGCTGGCCTACCCGCTGACCCGCCTGCTCTCCGTCATCACCACCGAGGGAGATGCCGCCTGGCACTCCCTGCAACAGGAGTGGCAGCAGGAGGTGGAGTGCCCGGCCGCGCTGATGGGGCCGCTGCGGGATTATCAGAAGGAGGGGGTACGCTGGCTGGCGACCCTGGCCCACCACGGCTTTGGCGCCTGTCTGGCCGACGACATGGGCCTTGGCAAGACGCTGCAGGCGCTCATCGTGCTGCGCATGCGCCAGCATCTGGGTCCGGCGCTGGTGGTGGTACCCAAGTCAGTGGTCACCAACTGGCAGGAGGAGGTCGCGCGCTTTGCTCCCGAGCTGGAGGTGGTGGTGTTCGACAACCCGTCCGAGCGGGAAGGGATGATCCGCGAAGCCAAGGCGGGCCAGATCATCCTGCTCAACTACGGCATGCTCGGCAGTCTGGCGGAGGCGCTCAAGGCCCGCCGCTGGTCTTCCATGGTGCTGGATGAGGCGCAGCAGATCAAAAATGCCGGTACCCAGCGGGCCAAGCTGCTGTTCCAGCTGGACGGCGATTTTCGGCTCGCCCTCTCCGGCACGCCCATCGAGAACCACCTGGGGGAGCTGTGGAGCCTGTTCACCTTCATCAACCCCGGCCTGCTCGGCAGCCTCGGCGAGTTCAAGCGCCGCTTCGGCAAGGCGGTGAAGGATCCCCAGCACATGGCGCTGCTGCGGGCGGTGATCAGCCCCTTCATCCTGCGCCGGCTCAAGCAGCAGGTGCTGACCGAACTGCCGGACAAGACCGAGATCATTCATCACATCAGCCTCTCCCCCGAAGAGCGTCAGCTCTACGAGGCAACCCGGCGCGAAGTGGTGCAGCAGGTACAAAGTGCCGACGGCCGCGCCCTGATGCACGTGCTGAGCGGGCTGACCCGGTTGCGCCGGCTCTGCTGCTCGCCCCAGCTGGTGATGCCCGAGTGGTCCCAGGCCAGCAGCAAGCTGGACGAGGCGATGGCGCTGCTGGAGGAGGCCATCGGCAATGGTCATCGGGTGCTGGTGTTCAGCCAGTTCGTCGATCTGCTGAGCCTGTTGCGAGCCCGCATCGAGCAGCAGCAGTGGGACTACTGCTATCTGGATGGCGGCTGCTCGGCCAAGTCACGGCAGGAGTCCATCCTGCGTTTTCGCCACGAGGCGGTGCCGTTGTTCCTCATCAGCCTCAAGGCGGGGGGCACGGGTCTCAACCTCACCCAGGCCGATACCGTGCTGCACCTCGATCCCTGGTGGAACCCGGCGGTGGAAGATCAGGCGAGTGATCGGGCCCACCGCATGGGGCAGACCCAGCCGGTGACCGTCTATCGCCTGGTGTGCGAGCAGACGGTGGAGGAGAAGATCGTCGCCCTGCACGATGAGAAGCGGGCGCTGGCCGACGGCCTGCTGAGCGGCCAGTCGGAGGTGCGCGGGCTGGATGTGGAGAGCCTGCGTGCCCTGCTGATGAGCTGA
- a CDS encoding YceH family protein yields MELVLGPLEARVIGCLIEKEICTPDQYPLSLNALVNACNQKSNREPVLELSELDIRAVVDELIRKRLVVNTAGFNARVPRYQHRFCNTEFGELKFTAQELGIICELLLRGPQTPGELRSRTNRLCSFDDVTQVDAVLAKLAEQGPYVVKLPREPGKRESRYAHLFSGEVDLQALAEAAPASSYASPAADRLTALEEEVESLKAQLQLLAERLAQLEG; encoded by the coding sequence ATGGAGTTAGTGCTTGGCCCGTTGGAGGCCCGCGTGATCGGCTGTCTGATCGAAAAAGAGATCTGCACCCCGGATCAATACCCCCTCTCTCTCAATGCGCTGGTCAATGCCTGCAACCAGAAGAGCAACCGCGAGCCGGTGCTGGAGTTGTCAGAGCTCGATATCCGGGCCGTGGTGGATGAGCTGATCCGCAAGCGGCTGGTGGTCAATACCGCCGGCTTCAATGCCCGGGTTCCCCGTTATCAGCATCGCTTCTGCAACACCGAGTTCGGCGAGCTGAAGTTCACCGCCCAGGAGCTCGGCATTATCTGCGAACTCTTGTTGCGCGGCCCGCAGACGCCGGGAGAGCTGCGCTCACGTACCAACCGCCTGTGCAGCTTCGACGACGTGACCCAGGTGGATGCCGTGTTGGCCAAGCTCGCCGAACAGGGGCCCTACGTGGTCAAGCTGCCGCGCGAGCCGGGCAAGCGGGAGTCCCGTTACGCCCACCTGTTCAGTGGCGAGGTGGATCTGCAGGCGCTGGCCGAGGCGGCCCCCGCCAGCAGTTATGCCTCGCCCGCGGCGGATCGACTGACGGCGCTGGAGGAGGAGGTCGAGAGCCTCAAGGCGCAGTTGCAGCTGCTGGCCGAGCGCCTGGCGCAGCTGGAAGGCTGA
- a CDS encoding PglL family O-oligosaccharyltransferase, translating into MVRFPDLIQRTCFGLFVLYWLLGMHFFMHNPGGAGLYLPFNAWGWIFASLVIGLGLWQVTLQQRLVFSSLQGWLWLGALLLLLPMAYPGFDLKDYAIPRLLGLFAGLLFLFCLYQWQLVRASRDQLFYLLLGAVAIEALLGLVQYYLLIPGNWLGYDTRANRPYGIFQQPNVMATFMATGLALASWLELRGNANPLLKGLRYGVILAASLLLVALQSRVGQLGGLLALLLLVPALHRQQRLGLVLSLVALGIGLGIASQYGISGVKRGLEAYQSGGMRSIYWPYAAKLIAQSPWVGWGYGSFETTFLHHYMADKALNPAMVQIEYNLDHPHNEFLYWAVEGGLAPMIGMVLMGGALLWRVSKAGWIKGAALLALVTPILLHTQTEYPLYHAIALWWALLLLVYVLDAEVEEGLQASGRASWREYVYRPWLLLRFVAIIIPLLVVPFMLTAIHTAWVVTKYERGGYKEPTLLLDVVNPMAWLTRVEFDVNSVRLMVGLQANNHAELEAYLEWGQAFVRHTPRANIYANMVIALDALGRKEEARVLRREALALYPGDPLLTGSAATSVATALERKPSA; encoded by the coding sequence ATGGTGCGTTTTCCCGATCTGATCCAGAGAACATGTTTTGGGTTATTCGTCTTGTACTGGTTGCTGGGCATGCATTTTTTCATGCACAACCCCGGTGGAGCCGGGCTCTATCTGCCGTTCAACGCCTGGGGCTGGATCTTCGCCAGCCTGGTTATCGGTCTGGGGCTGTGGCAGGTGACGCTGCAGCAGCGGTTGGTGTTTTCCTCTTTGCAGGGCTGGCTCTGGCTGGGGGCGCTGCTGCTGCTGCTGCCCATGGCCTATCCCGGCTTTGACCTGAAAGACTATGCCATTCCCCGTTTGCTGGGGCTGTTTGCCGGTCTGCTGTTTCTGTTCTGTCTCTACCAGTGGCAGCTGGTGCGGGCGTCTCGTGACCAGCTGTTCTATCTGCTGCTGGGCGCGGTGGCCATCGAGGCGCTGCTCGGCCTGGTGCAGTACTACCTGCTGATCCCGGGTAACTGGCTGGGGTATGACACCCGCGCCAACCGCCCCTACGGCATCTTTCAACAACCCAATGTGATGGCGACCTTCATGGCGACCGGGCTTGCCCTGGCCAGCTGGTTGGAGCTGCGCGGTAATGCCAACCCCTTGCTCAAGGGGCTGCGCTATGGGGTGATCCTGGCGGCCAGCCTGCTGCTGGTGGCGCTGCAATCCCGGGTGGGGCAGTTGGGGGGCCTGCTGGCGCTGCTCCTGCTCGTGCCCGCATTGCATCGTCAGCAGCGGCTGGGGCTGGTACTTAGTTTGGTTGCTCTCGGTATCGGGCTGGGGATCGCCTCCCAGTACGGGATCAGCGGTGTCAAACGCGGGCTGGAGGCTTATCAGTCCGGCGGCATGCGTTCCATCTACTGGCCCTACGCCGCCAAGCTGATTGCCCAGTCACCCTGGGTTGGCTGGGGTTACGGCAGCTTTGAAACCACCTTTTTGCACCACTACATGGCCGACAAGGCGCTGAACCCGGCCATGGTACAGATTGAATACAACCTCGATCACCCCCACAACGAGTTCCTCTACTGGGCGGTGGAAGGGGGGCTGGCTCCCATGATCGGCATGGTGCTGATGGGCGGCGCTCTGTTGTGGCGCGTGAGCAAGGCCGGTTGGATCAAGGGGGCGGCGCTGCTGGCCCTGGTGACCCCCATCCTGCTGCACACCCAGACCGAGTATCCGCTTTATCACGCCATCGCCCTGTGGTGGGCCCTGCTGCTGCTGGTGTATGTGCTGGATGCAGAAGTGGAGGAGGGGCTGCAAGCCTCGGGCCGTGCCAGCTGGCGCGAGTATGTCTATCGCCCCTGGTTGTTGCTGCGCTTCGTGGCCATCATCATTCCCCTGCTGGTGGTGCCCTTCATGCTGACCGCCATTCATACCGCCTGGGTGGTGACCAAGTACGAGCGCGGCGGTTACAAGGAGCCGACCCTGCTGCTCGACGTGGTCAATCCCATGGCCTGGTTGACCCGGGTCGAGTTTGACGTCAACTCGGTGCGGCTGATGGTGGGCTTGCAGGCCAACAATCACGCAGAGCTGGAGGCGTATTTAGAGTGGGGTCAGGCGTTTGTGCGCCACACGCCGAGAGCCAACATCTACGCCAACATGGTGATCGCGCTGGATGCGCTGGGACGAAAAGAGGAGGCCCGGGTACTGCGCCGCGAGGCGCTGGCGCTCTACCCGGGTGATCCCTTGCTGACCGGCTCGGCCGCCACTTCCGTGGCCACGGCGCTGGAGCGCAAACCCTCGGCCTGA